One Oncorhynchus keta strain PuntledgeMale-10-30-2019 unplaced genomic scaffold, Oket_V2 Un_contig_16796_pilon_pilon, whole genome shotgun sequence genomic window, CTTGGTTTTCTCACTGAATCCGTGTTGAGAGAGATGACAAGTTATTTCCCTCAATTTGATCACTAGCTTCAGGAAATTGATAGTCACGTTACCGCAATGCATTTGTTGTTGGGCCTACAGGATGCCACAGATGTCTGTGATTGAAGTTGATTGACCTGCATAAACACATAAAAGTGTGGGTTGAGTGATTTGCGTTCTGGATTTTCCCGAATTGTCGGCCTTGTGGCGCCTCGGTTTcttctgtatatatataaaacGTTTTTACATACAGGTAAATAGGCTAGTAATGCTTTGTACGAATAGTCATCCATTAAAAAACACGAAGTGAGGTTCTTGGTATAAATTGTAGGTCTACTGTTGAGTTTGACTAGCGATGCTTTATCTTGAACCATTTAAAATGATCTCCCACACAAAACAAATACAATGTATCAGTATTTAGCAGTGACACATTGTCTGTTTAGAAAGGCAGCTCAATTCTGATCATTTTTCGCTAATTGTTGTTTTGACCCATCAGATCAGCTCGGGAAAAGATCCGTGATGGGTCAAAAGACCAATGATGTGAATTGGGCTGCCTAAACGCAGCCATTTTAGCAGTGGTATTCAAAGTCAGTCCTCAAAGGGCCAGAGGTGGTTTTCTTGACCCTTGTATGATATTGCTAATTGGTCGATTATGCAATTGGTTTCCATTTCCTGGGTTTTGAGGATTTAAACTGCTCTCAAGGACTGGTGTTGAATACTGCACTTGTGGTGTTCAATTGCCTTCAGTGTGGTTTTTAAAAAGCATAGGGCTTAAGACAGACTAGTACAAACTTTTGGTATTTTTATTGCACAAATCTAAAATACTTGCAAATTTGAGATATACCATATATACATAATACACCTACACGTCTTGTGCGTATGACAGACACATTAATTACAGTACAAGTGAAAGCATTCCAGGTTCATAAAGGAGCCAACTAATACTGGATACAGGTGTTTTTTGATGGACAGTTATGAGACTAACGGTGAATTGACAAGGCAAATCATTACTGGGTatggatggacagaaacagaaaTGACTTGGGAATTGGACAAAATGAATCTGTCAGTTTAAAATGGTTTAGGCTgcattttgaccaatcagatcagctttgATGTGCAAAGATCTGTGATTGGAAAAAAATATCAAAATGAGGCTGCCTGTGTGAACGCAGTCCAAGTATCTCCTTGGCATCATTAGTTATCTAACAGATTCAACCCTTTCCATTCCAATCGATCTCAAGCTGCCCTCTGCTTACAAAACACACTGCAAAATTGCTACATCAGAGATGATTAATGATTCCTGACAGGCTTGATGTAGGGAAAGGGCTTTCAGTGTTATGGATGGGCTTGACTAGTCACCACACACCCACAACAGTAAAATTCCTAGAAACTGTCCCAAGGTAGATATAATGGTGAAAGCTATGTATACGTACACATAACATCCTGTTCATTAGCTGTATGCGAGTGCTGTTATTGTAGAGACAAGACTATTTGGAAGCTCCACCTGAGATGTGTGTATGTTGACCTTTGTAAATGAGTTGTAACATGGAATGTTCTATTCAAGGACACAAAGTTATTTGCGTAGCAATGACAACAGGCCTTTCTGAAATGCTGACTCCGGTTACTATGAAACATAGAACTGTCTGTGACATTGTACGGTTTGATAGACATCTCAATCTTGGCCTGAGAACTCTTCTATACACATGACATATTTATACATAAATGCTGAAAACCATCTAACTCTTCCACAATCAGCATTACTTTCAGTGTGAGCCATATACAACACACTTCagaggctgcgtttacacaggcagcccaattctgatattttttccactaattggtcttttgaccaatcccaTCAGGGGCGCTGTCTAAATGCAGCCAGTGACTCGTATATAGCTGTTGTCTTCGGTCACAGTCATGTGGATATGTAAGAGCATTCTTGACTTGGGAGGGAACCTTCAagcgactctctctctctcttacgacTCAGTCCTGAGGGGCCGTGTTCCAACATCCATACTAGCATACTACTTAGAATGCATGCCCAATACGTTGCTTCACACTAAGTAGGGTGCTAGTGTAGAGTGTAAACATCCATACTACTTTAGCATCCATGCCCAATACATTGCTTCACACTAAGTAGGGTGCTAGTGTGTAGTATCCTCAGTGTGGTTTGGGAACATGGCCGTCCACGTAGAAGTTCCTGGTGACCTTAGGCAGGGTAAGCTCGATGCCCTCCAGCTCCTGGGTGAGGATGATCTGACAGCCAAGTCTGGAGTTCTCCTGTAGCGCTGGGGCCATGTCCAGCATGTCATCCTCTCTGGGATGAGAAGAATCAAATTGAAGCCATTGATTTGCATTGCATTATAAGAGTCTTGTTGACAATTAAAAAGTTTTGTTTTTATAGTATGCGTTTGACAGGGGCAATGTACAACCATAAGACGTGCAATGACATGAGCTCTCATGGACTATGgcatatcttataaaaaacaatctcATACCTTTCGTCAGGCTCTGGCAGCTTGTCGACATGGTCTCTGTTCACATACACGTGGCACGTTGAGCAAGCTAGTGATGCCTCGCAAGCTCCTTAAAATCACACATGGACAGGAAGAAAGAAACAAGATGTAAGTGTGGCTCCCaggcgcagcggtctaatgcaGTGCGTCTCAGTGatagaagcgtcactacagacaccctggtttgaatccaggctgtatcacaaccggctgtgattgggaatcccatagagcggtgcacaattggcccagcgccgtccgggtttggccggtgtaggccatcattctaaaataagaatttgacttgcctagttaaataaaaagaaaAAAATAGTTTTCATGAATACAATAATGGAGAAATCAGTCACCAACTTTTGACCTGAATTCTCTCAGGACGTCATCACAAACCCTATTAGCACTCACCTTCCAGTTCAATGTTGTGCCTATGGGCCAGGTACATTGCATTGTCTCCCACTTTGGCCTTCACTGGAATCCTCTGTCCTGATCTATCTATGTACACCACATTCACCCTAAGAGCAGGCCAAAAACAACAATATTAAAAACTCATAGTTCACAAATGACAATGCAAGTGATAAATGCATGATGCACTCAAATGACATGAAGGAAAATCAGTACCAAAGTATGTGTATATCCCCTTGAGTTTGTCTgcataagggttagggttactaacCTGACCATGTATGTACTGTAATGGAGTGAAAATTGCAAATACATAAATAGCTAACAATCAATTAGCTAGCTAAATGATGCACTGGCAAAGTAGTTACTTACACCTCTTCTTTTGGGTCTTCTGCACTTGCACCCGCCTCACTTTGGTACAGACCTTCACAAAGAAAAAATAAAGACATCGTTGACATTCAGTTCCATATCCTCTTACGGGTTGTCTGACTTACAGTACGACTTTGAGACCAACTTAGTTACAGGGAATTTGCAGCTTTGGAGATTAGTTACACAACTTATCAAAACATTCTTAGCAACAGATgcctttgggactcccaatccccagtcacggccggttgtgatacagcctggaatcgaaccagggtgtctgtagtgacacctcaagcatcgaaatgcagtgccctagaccactgcgccactcgggatccTTACTAATAGTACCTAGTTACGATGTTCGTAGACATAACTAACTTGTTAGCAGCTGTCCAGCACTAAATTGATATAAATGATTTGGTTTCATGGAAGCTGAACAATTAGCTAACGTTAGATAGCAATCCAAGTGTAGCTGCGATAGTTAGCAACCGATCAACTCACCTTTGGATGTC contains:
- the LOC127919495 gene encoding ferredoxin-2, mitochondrial-like — encoded protein: MAVSAGVRSSVGLTLRLSRVIPDCSTCPFNRLNSYLNGIASSSNVDRFRTLNRHLQTSKGLYQSEAGASAEDPKEEVVNVVYIDRSGQRIPVKAKVGDNAMYLAHRHNIELEGACEASLACSTCHVYVNRDHVDKLPEPDEREDDMLDMAPALQENSRLGCQIILTQELEGIELTLPKVTRNFYVDGHVPKPH